A section of the Maylandia zebra isolate NMK-2024a linkage group LG8, Mzebra_GT3a, whole genome shotgun sequence genome encodes:
- the arhgap17a gene encoding rho GTPase-activating protein 17a isoform X5: protein MKKQFNRMKQLANQTVGRAEKTEVLSDDLLQIERRMELVRVVSHNTHKKMVSCLQGHIGAEAEKRHSVPRLYTGNGQKKLPLTALSQAMTEGGSQLGEDSLIGKMMEVCGDAENRLASELMQHELQIEKDVLDPLSQLAEVEIPNILKQRKQLAKLVLDYDSARARWLQATKSIISGTNTQALTAKADLLKEEVDEAMNKVELCKDQLAADMYSFFSKEGDYAHYFVTLLEAQADYHRKSLTVLETVLPTIQAQQDSWTEKPAFGTGLDEHLKRSGREIALPIEACVMMLLETGMKEEGLFRIAAGASKLKKLKAALDCSTSQLEEFYSDPHAVAGALKSYLRELPEPLMTFQLYDEWIQASSVSDPDKRLQALWVVCDKLPKNNKNNLRYLVKFLAKLAQESEQNKMTPSNISIVLGPNLLWAKTEGSLAEMAAATSVHVVAIVEPIIQHADWFFPEDVEFNVSGMFVMPTPASNHNNHLDYDSGTIERKRPGSMVGPENDTGRKDNSPKLRDSTSTPTPALQRNGSGGGSQAAGQLGTGTPAAGSMGPSPHMMRRGTKKQAPAPPKPTNPPPSQPCNSVNHSSSSVSSQTFSSTPRPLSSHSSTSVTSPTSHPSATHRRHSSNQPPIQAPSHPPPEPPTQANPSVQPTSLGQPSGDQHSADPSPPGTPTPPDTPPPCTNSQDAVTPPSPSPSPYQSGSLPRPRPVPKPRNRPNIPPPPQPTTVTNETNGICTKMMDPVIPFLTAVDQQLPTATAFSSSSSSPPLPKDCDLESESTVL, encoded by the exons agcagagaaaacagaagtTCTCAGTGATGACCTCCTGCAG ATTGAACGGCGCATGGAGCTGGTACGCGTGGTGtcccacaacacacacaaaaagatggTGTCGTGTCTACAGGGACACATCGGTGCAGAGGCAGAGAAGAGACAT TCTGTACCACGCCTCTATACAGGAAATGGTCAG aaaaaGCTTCCCCTTACGGCACTGTCCCAGGCAATGACTGAAGGTGGAAGCCAGTTGGGAGAAGACTCCTTAATAGG GAAAATGATGGAGGTGTGCGGAGATGCAGAGAATCGTCTGGCATCAGAGCTGATGCAACATGAGCTGCAGATAGAGAAGGACGTTCTGGATCCACTTAGCCAGTTAGCCGAG GTGGAAATCCCTAACATCCTGAAGCAGAGGAAACAGCTGGCCAAACTGGTGTTGGACTATGATTCTGCCAGAGCAAG ATGGTTGCAGGCAACCAAGTCAATAATCTCAGGAACAAACACTCAAGCACTGACGGCCAAGGCTGACTTACTCAAGGAAGAGGTGGATGAGGCCATGAACAAAGTGGAGCTTTGCAAG GATCAGCTTGCTGCCGACATGTACAGTTTTTTCTCAAAAGAAGGCGACTATGCCCACTATTTCGTAACG CTCTTAGAAGCTCAGGCAGATTACCACAGAAAGTCTCTCACTGTTCTGGAGACTGTCTTGCCAACCATCCAGGCTCAGCAAG ATTCATGGACGGAAAAGCCGGCGTTTGGCACTGGTTTGGATGAACACCTGAAGAGGAGTGGGAGGGAGATCGCCCTGCCAATAGAGGCTTGTGTCATGATGCTTCTAGAGACGGGCATGAAGGAAGAG ggtcTATTCAGAATTGCAGCAGGGGCATCCAAGTTAAAGAAGCTAAAGGCGGCGCTCGACTGTTCCACTTCACAGCTGGAGGAGTTCTACTCTGACCCCCACGCTGTCGCTG GAGCACTAAAGTCCTACCTGAGGGAACTCCCTGAACCTCTAATGACCTTCCAGCTTTATGATGAATGGATCCAGGCATCCAG TGTGTCAGACCCAGACAAACGGCTCCAGGCGCTCTGGGTTGTATGTGATAAACTaccaaagaacaacaaaaacaacctgAG GTATCTGGTGAAGTTTTTAGCCAAACTGGCTCAGGAGAGCGAGCAGAACAAAATGACCCCTAGCAACATTTCCATTGTCCTGGGACCCAATTTGCTCTGGGCCAAGACTGAAGG GAGTCTGGCTGAGATGGCTGCAGCTACCTCTGTGCACGTGGTGGCCATTGTTGAGCCCATTATCCAACATGCTGACTGGTTCTTTCCTGAGG ACGTGGAGTTCAATGTTTCTGGCATGTTTGTGATGCCCACACCTGCATCCAACCACAACAATCACTTAGATTATGACTCCGGCACCATTGAAAGGAAGAGACCTGGCAGCATGGTGGGACCAGAGAACGACACAGGACGCAAAGACAA CAGCCCAAAGCTACGTGACTCTACATCCACCCCAACCCCTGCGCTCCAGAGGAATGGCTCTGGAGGAGGCAGCCAGGCTGCTGGCCAGCTGGGCACTGGAACCCCTGCGGCTGGATCCATGGGGCCCAGTCCACATATGATGCGCAGAG GTACCAAGAAGCAGGCTCCTGCTCCTCCCAAACCCACAAACCCTCCACCCAGTCAGCCCTGTAATTCTGTAAACCActcctcatcctctgtctcCTCCCAGACTTTCAGTTCCACCCCCAGACCCCTGTCTAGCCACTCGTCCACCTCTGTAACCTCCCCCACCTCACATCCAAGTGCCACACATCGGCGCCATTCGAGTAACCAGCCCCCGATCCAGGCGCCGAGCCATCCACCCCCAGAACCTCCGACGCAGGCCAATCCCTCTGTGCAGCCCACATCCCTCGGCCAGCCCAGCGGAGACCAGCACAGCGCCGACCCCTCACCCCCGGGAACCCCAACCCCTCCAGACACCCCTCCACCCTGCACTAACAGCCAGGATGCAGTTACCCCTCCATCCCCATCTCCATCTCCCTACCAGTCGGGCTCGCTTCCCCGGCCGCGGCCTGTCCCCAAACCACGGAACAGACCCAACATCCCCCCGCCGCCCCAACCCACCACAGTGACCAATGAGACCAACGGGATCTGCACCAAGATGATGG ATCCGGTGATTCCTTTCCTCACGGCAGTAGACCAGCAGCTGCCGACTGCCAccgccttctcctcctcctcctcctcgccgCCTCTTCCTAAAGACTGTGACCTGGAGAGCGAGAGCACTGTCCTATAA
- the arhgap17a gene encoding rho GTPase-activating protein 17a isoform X6: MKKQFNRMKQLANQTVGRAEKTEVLSDDLLQIERRMELVRVVSHNTHKKMVSCLQGHIGAEAEKRHSVPRLYTGNGQKKLPLTALSQAMTEGGSQLGEDSLIGKMMEVCGDAENRLASELMQHELQIEKDVLDPLSQLAEVEIPNILKQRKQLAKLVLDYDSARARWLQATKSIISGTNTQALTAKADLLKEEVDEAMNKVELCKDQLAADMYSFFSKEGDYAHYFVTLLEAQADYHRKSLTVLETVLPTIQAQQDSWTEKPAFGTGLDEHLKRSGREIALPIEACVMMLLETGMKEEGLFRIAAGASKLKKLKAALDCSTSQLEEFYSDPHAVAGALKSYLRELPEPLMTFQLYDEWIQASSVSDPDKRLQALWVVCDKLPKNNKNNLRYLVKFLAKLAQESEQNKMTPSNISIVLGPNLLWAKTEGSLAEMAAATSVHVVAIVEPIIQHADWFFPEDVEFNVSGMFVMPTPASNHNNHLDYDSGTIERKRPGSMVGPENDTGRKDNPKLRDSTSTPTPALQRNGSGGGSQAAGQLGTGTPAAGSMGPSPHMMRRGTKKQAPAPPKPTNPPPSQPCNSVNHSSSSVSSQTFSSTPRPLSSHSSTSVTSPTSHPSATHRRHSSNQPPIQAPSHPPPEPPTQANPSVQPTSLGQPSGDQHSADPSPPGTPTPPDTPPPCTNSQDAVTPPSPSPSPYQSGSLPRPRPVPKPRNRPNIPPPPQPTTVTNETNGICTKMMDPVIPFLTAVDQQLPTATAFSSSSSSPPLPKDCDLESESTVL, from the exons agcagagaaaacagaagtTCTCAGTGATGACCTCCTGCAG ATTGAACGGCGCATGGAGCTGGTACGCGTGGTGtcccacaacacacacaaaaagatggTGTCGTGTCTACAGGGACACATCGGTGCAGAGGCAGAGAAGAGACAT TCTGTACCACGCCTCTATACAGGAAATGGTCAG aaaaaGCTTCCCCTTACGGCACTGTCCCAGGCAATGACTGAAGGTGGAAGCCAGTTGGGAGAAGACTCCTTAATAGG GAAAATGATGGAGGTGTGCGGAGATGCAGAGAATCGTCTGGCATCAGAGCTGATGCAACATGAGCTGCAGATAGAGAAGGACGTTCTGGATCCACTTAGCCAGTTAGCCGAG GTGGAAATCCCTAACATCCTGAAGCAGAGGAAACAGCTGGCCAAACTGGTGTTGGACTATGATTCTGCCAGAGCAAG ATGGTTGCAGGCAACCAAGTCAATAATCTCAGGAACAAACACTCAAGCACTGACGGCCAAGGCTGACTTACTCAAGGAAGAGGTGGATGAGGCCATGAACAAAGTGGAGCTTTGCAAG GATCAGCTTGCTGCCGACATGTACAGTTTTTTCTCAAAAGAAGGCGACTATGCCCACTATTTCGTAACG CTCTTAGAAGCTCAGGCAGATTACCACAGAAAGTCTCTCACTGTTCTGGAGACTGTCTTGCCAACCATCCAGGCTCAGCAAG ATTCATGGACGGAAAAGCCGGCGTTTGGCACTGGTTTGGATGAACACCTGAAGAGGAGTGGGAGGGAGATCGCCCTGCCAATAGAGGCTTGTGTCATGATGCTTCTAGAGACGGGCATGAAGGAAGAG ggtcTATTCAGAATTGCAGCAGGGGCATCCAAGTTAAAGAAGCTAAAGGCGGCGCTCGACTGTTCCACTTCACAGCTGGAGGAGTTCTACTCTGACCCCCACGCTGTCGCTG GAGCACTAAAGTCCTACCTGAGGGAACTCCCTGAACCTCTAATGACCTTCCAGCTTTATGATGAATGGATCCAGGCATCCAG TGTGTCAGACCCAGACAAACGGCTCCAGGCGCTCTGGGTTGTATGTGATAAACTaccaaagaacaacaaaaacaacctgAG GTATCTGGTGAAGTTTTTAGCCAAACTGGCTCAGGAGAGCGAGCAGAACAAAATGACCCCTAGCAACATTTCCATTGTCCTGGGACCCAATTTGCTCTGGGCCAAGACTGAAGG GAGTCTGGCTGAGATGGCTGCAGCTACCTCTGTGCACGTGGTGGCCATTGTTGAGCCCATTATCCAACATGCTGACTGGTTCTTTCCTGAGG ACGTGGAGTTCAATGTTTCTGGCATGTTTGTGATGCCCACACCTGCATCCAACCACAACAATCACTTAGATTATGACTCCGGCACCATTGAAAGGAAGAGACCTGGCAGCATGGTGGGACCAGAGAACGACACAGGACGCAAAGACAA CCCAAAGCTACGTGACTCTACATCCACCCCAACCCCTGCGCTCCAGAGGAATGGCTCTGGAGGAGGCAGCCAGGCTGCTGGCCAGCTGGGCACTGGAACCCCTGCGGCTGGATCCATGGGGCCCAGTCCACATATGATGCGCAGAG GTACCAAGAAGCAGGCTCCTGCTCCTCCCAAACCCACAAACCCTCCACCCAGTCAGCCCTGTAATTCTGTAAACCActcctcatcctctgtctcCTCCCAGACTTTCAGTTCCACCCCCAGACCCCTGTCTAGCCACTCGTCCACCTCTGTAACCTCCCCCACCTCACATCCAAGTGCCACACATCGGCGCCATTCGAGTAACCAGCCCCCGATCCAGGCGCCGAGCCATCCACCCCCAGAACCTCCGACGCAGGCCAATCCCTCTGTGCAGCCCACATCCCTCGGCCAGCCCAGCGGAGACCAGCACAGCGCCGACCCCTCACCCCCGGGAACCCCAACCCCTCCAGACACCCCTCCACCCTGCACTAACAGCCAGGATGCAGTTACCCCTCCATCCCCATCTCCATCTCCCTACCAGTCGGGCTCGCTTCCCCGGCCGCGGCCTGTCCCCAAACCACGGAACAGACCCAACATCCCCCCGCCGCCCCAACCCACCACAGTGACCAATGAGACCAACGGGATCTGCACCAAGATGATGG ATCCGGTGATTCCTTTCCTCACGGCAGTAGACCAGCAGCTGCCGACTGCCAccgccttctcctcctcctcctcctcgccgCCTCTTCCTAAAGACTGTGACCTGGAGAGCGAGAGCACTGTCCTATAA
- the arhgap17a gene encoding rho GTPase-activating protein 17a isoform X7: MKKQFNRMKQLANQTVGRAEKTEVLSDDLLQIERRMELVRVVSHNTHKKMVSCLQGHIGAEAEKRHKKLPLTALSQAMTEGGSQLGEDSLIGKMMEVCGDAENRLASELMQHELQIEKDVLDPLSQLAEVEIPNILKQRKQLAKLVLDYDSARARWLQATKSIISGTNTQALTAKADLLKEEVDEAMNKVELCKDQLAADMYSFFSKEGDYAHYFVTLLEAQADYHRKSLTVLETVLPTIQAQQDSWTEKPAFGTGLDEHLKRSGREIALPIEACVMMLLETGMKEEGLFRIAAGASKLKKLKAALDCSTSQLEEFYSDPHAVAGALKSYLRELPEPLMTFQLYDEWIQASSVSDPDKRLQALWVVCDKLPKNNKNNLRYLVKFLAKLAQESEQNKMTPSNISIVLGPNLLWAKTEGSLAEMAAATSVHVVAIVEPIIQHADWFFPEDVEFNVSGMFVMPTPASNHNNHLDYDSGTIERKRPGSMVGPENDTGRKDNSPKLRDSTSTPTPALQRNGSGGGSQAAGQLGTGTPAAGSMGPSPHMMRRGTKKQAPAPPKPTNPPPSQPCNSVNHSSSSVSSQTFSSTPRPLSSHSSTSVTSPTSHPSATHRRHSSNQPPIQAPSHPPPEPPTQANPSVQPTSLGQPSGDQHSADPSPPGTPTPPDTPPPCTNSQDAVTPPSPSPSPYQSGSLPRPRPVPKPRNRPNIPPPPQPTTVTNETNGICTKMMDPVIPFLTAVDQQLPTATAFSSSSSSPPLPKDCDLESESTVL, from the exons agcagagaaaacagaagtTCTCAGTGATGACCTCCTGCAG ATTGAACGGCGCATGGAGCTGGTACGCGTGGTGtcccacaacacacacaaaaagatggTGTCGTGTCTACAGGGACACATCGGTGCAGAGGCAGAGAAGAGACAT aaaaaGCTTCCCCTTACGGCACTGTCCCAGGCAATGACTGAAGGTGGAAGCCAGTTGGGAGAAGACTCCTTAATAGG GAAAATGATGGAGGTGTGCGGAGATGCAGAGAATCGTCTGGCATCAGAGCTGATGCAACATGAGCTGCAGATAGAGAAGGACGTTCTGGATCCACTTAGCCAGTTAGCCGAG GTGGAAATCCCTAACATCCTGAAGCAGAGGAAACAGCTGGCCAAACTGGTGTTGGACTATGATTCTGCCAGAGCAAG ATGGTTGCAGGCAACCAAGTCAATAATCTCAGGAACAAACACTCAAGCACTGACGGCCAAGGCTGACTTACTCAAGGAAGAGGTGGATGAGGCCATGAACAAAGTGGAGCTTTGCAAG GATCAGCTTGCTGCCGACATGTACAGTTTTTTCTCAAAAGAAGGCGACTATGCCCACTATTTCGTAACG CTCTTAGAAGCTCAGGCAGATTACCACAGAAAGTCTCTCACTGTTCTGGAGACTGTCTTGCCAACCATCCAGGCTCAGCAAG ATTCATGGACGGAAAAGCCGGCGTTTGGCACTGGTTTGGATGAACACCTGAAGAGGAGTGGGAGGGAGATCGCCCTGCCAATAGAGGCTTGTGTCATGATGCTTCTAGAGACGGGCATGAAGGAAGAG ggtcTATTCAGAATTGCAGCAGGGGCATCCAAGTTAAAGAAGCTAAAGGCGGCGCTCGACTGTTCCACTTCACAGCTGGAGGAGTTCTACTCTGACCCCCACGCTGTCGCTG GAGCACTAAAGTCCTACCTGAGGGAACTCCCTGAACCTCTAATGACCTTCCAGCTTTATGATGAATGGATCCAGGCATCCAG TGTGTCAGACCCAGACAAACGGCTCCAGGCGCTCTGGGTTGTATGTGATAAACTaccaaagaacaacaaaaacaacctgAG GTATCTGGTGAAGTTTTTAGCCAAACTGGCTCAGGAGAGCGAGCAGAACAAAATGACCCCTAGCAACATTTCCATTGTCCTGGGACCCAATTTGCTCTGGGCCAAGACTGAAGG GAGTCTGGCTGAGATGGCTGCAGCTACCTCTGTGCACGTGGTGGCCATTGTTGAGCCCATTATCCAACATGCTGACTGGTTCTTTCCTGAGG ACGTGGAGTTCAATGTTTCTGGCATGTTTGTGATGCCCACACCTGCATCCAACCACAACAATCACTTAGATTATGACTCCGGCACCATTGAAAGGAAGAGACCTGGCAGCATGGTGGGACCAGAGAACGACACAGGACGCAAAGACAA CAGCCCAAAGCTACGTGACTCTACATCCACCCCAACCCCTGCGCTCCAGAGGAATGGCTCTGGAGGAGGCAGCCAGGCTGCTGGCCAGCTGGGCACTGGAACCCCTGCGGCTGGATCCATGGGGCCCAGTCCACATATGATGCGCAGAG GTACCAAGAAGCAGGCTCCTGCTCCTCCCAAACCCACAAACCCTCCACCCAGTCAGCCCTGTAATTCTGTAAACCActcctcatcctctgtctcCTCCCAGACTTTCAGTTCCACCCCCAGACCCCTGTCTAGCCACTCGTCCACCTCTGTAACCTCCCCCACCTCACATCCAAGTGCCACACATCGGCGCCATTCGAGTAACCAGCCCCCGATCCAGGCGCCGAGCCATCCACCCCCAGAACCTCCGACGCAGGCCAATCCCTCTGTGCAGCCCACATCCCTCGGCCAGCCCAGCGGAGACCAGCACAGCGCCGACCCCTCACCCCCGGGAACCCCAACCCCTCCAGACACCCCTCCACCCTGCACTAACAGCCAGGATGCAGTTACCCCTCCATCCCCATCTCCATCTCCCTACCAGTCGGGCTCGCTTCCCCGGCCGCGGCCTGTCCCCAAACCACGGAACAGACCCAACATCCCCCCGCCGCCCCAACCCACCACAGTGACCAATGAGACCAACGGGATCTGCACCAAGATGATGG ATCCGGTGATTCCTTTCCTCACGGCAGTAGACCAGCAGCTGCCGACTGCCAccgccttctcctcctcctcctcctcgccgCCTCTTCCTAAAGACTGTGACCTGGAGAGCGAGAGCACTGTCCTATAA
- the arhgap17a gene encoding rho GTPase-activating protein 17a isoform X8 encodes MKKQFNRMKQLANQTVGRAEKTEVLSDDLLQIERRMELVRVVSHNTHKKMVSCLQGHIGAEAEKRHKKLPLTALSQAMTEGGSQLGEDSLIGKMMEVCGDAENRLASELMQHELQIEKDVLDPLSQLAEVEIPNILKQRKQLAKLVLDYDSARARWLQATKSIISGTNTQALTAKADLLKEEVDEAMNKVELCKDQLAADMYSFFSKEGDYAHYFVTLLEAQADYHRKSLTVLETVLPTIQAQQDSWTEKPAFGTGLDEHLKRSGREIALPIEACVMMLLETGMKEEGLFRIAAGASKLKKLKAALDCSTSQLEEFYSDPHAVAGALKSYLRELPEPLMTFQLYDEWIQASSVSDPDKRLQALWVVCDKLPKNNKNNLRYLVKFLAKLAQESEQNKMTPSNISIVLGPNLLWAKTEGSLAEMAAATSVHVVAIVEPIIQHADWFFPEDVEFNVSGMFVMPTPASNHNNHLDYDSGTIERKRPGSMVGPENDTGRKDNPKLRDSTSTPTPALQRNGSGGGSQAAGQLGTGTPAAGSMGPSPHMMRRGTKKQAPAPPKPTNPPPSQPCNSVNHSSSSVSSQTFSSTPRPLSSHSSTSVTSPTSHPSATHRRHSSNQPPIQAPSHPPPEPPTQANPSVQPTSLGQPSGDQHSADPSPPGTPTPPDTPPPCTNSQDAVTPPSPSPSPYQSGSLPRPRPVPKPRNRPNIPPPPQPTTVTNETNGICTKMMDPVIPFLTAVDQQLPTATAFSSSSSSPPLPKDCDLESESTVL; translated from the exons agcagagaaaacagaagtTCTCAGTGATGACCTCCTGCAG ATTGAACGGCGCATGGAGCTGGTACGCGTGGTGtcccacaacacacacaaaaagatggTGTCGTGTCTACAGGGACACATCGGTGCAGAGGCAGAGAAGAGACAT aaaaaGCTTCCCCTTACGGCACTGTCCCAGGCAATGACTGAAGGTGGAAGCCAGTTGGGAGAAGACTCCTTAATAGG GAAAATGATGGAGGTGTGCGGAGATGCAGAGAATCGTCTGGCATCAGAGCTGATGCAACATGAGCTGCAGATAGAGAAGGACGTTCTGGATCCACTTAGCCAGTTAGCCGAG GTGGAAATCCCTAACATCCTGAAGCAGAGGAAACAGCTGGCCAAACTGGTGTTGGACTATGATTCTGCCAGAGCAAG ATGGTTGCAGGCAACCAAGTCAATAATCTCAGGAACAAACACTCAAGCACTGACGGCCAAGGCTGACTTACTCAAGGAAGAGGTGGATGAGGCCATGAACAAAGTGGAGCTTTGCAAG GATCAGCTTGCTGCCGACATGTACAGTTTTTTCTCAAAAGAAGGCGACTATGCCCACTATTTCGTAACG CTCTTAGAAGCTCAGGCAGATTACCACAGAAAGTCTCTCACTGTTCTGGAGACTGTCTTGCCAACCATCCAGGCTCAGCAAG ATTCATGGACGGAAAAGCCGGCGTTTGGCACTGGTTTGGATGAACACCTGAAGAGGAGTGGGAGGGAGATCGCCCTGCCAATAGAGGCTTGTGTCATGATGCTTCTAGAGACGGGCATGAAGGAAGAG ggtcTATTCAGAATTGCAGCAGGGGCATCCAAGTTAAAGAAGCTAAAGGCGGCGCTCGACTGTTCCACTTCACAGCTGGAGGAGTTCTACTCTGACCCCCACGCTGTCGCTG GAGCACTAAAGTCCTACCTGAGGGAACTCCCTGAACCTCTAATGACCTTCCAGCTTTATGATGAATGGATCCAGGCATCCAG TGTGTCAGACCCAGACAAACGGCTCCAGGCGCTCTGGGTTGTATGTGATAAACTaccaaagaacaacaaaaacaacctgAG GTATCTGGTGAAGTTTTTAGCCAAACTGGCTCAGGAGAGCGAGCAGAACAAAATGACCCCTAGCAACATTTCCATTGTCCTGGGACCCAATTTGCTCTGGGCCAAGACTGAAGG GAGTCTGGCTGAGATGGCTGCAGCTACCTCTGTGCACGTGGTGGCCATTGTTGAGCCCATTATCCAACATGCTGACTGGTTCTTTCCTGAGG ACGTGGAGTTCAATGTTTCTGGCATGTTTGTGATGCCCACACCTGCATCCAACCACAACAATCACTTAGATTATGACTCCGGCACCATTGAAAGGAAGAGACCTGGCAGCATGGTGGGACCAGAGAACGACACAGGACGCAAAGACAA CCCAAAGCTACGTGACTCTACATCCACCCCAACCCCTGCGCTCCAGAGGAATGGCTCTGGAGGAGGCAGCCAGGCTGCTGGCCAGCTGGGCACTGGAACCCCTGCGGCTGGATCCATGGGGCCCAGTCCACATATGATGCGCAGAG GTACCAAGAAGCAGGCTCCTGCTCCTCCCAAACCCACAAACCCTCCACCCAGTCAGCCCTGTAATTCTGTAAACCActcctcatcctctgtctcCTCCCAGACTTTCAGTTCCACCCCCAGACCCCTGTCTAGCCACTCGTCCACCTCTGTAACCTCCCCCACCTCACATCCAAGTGCCACACATCGGCGCCATTCGAGTAACCAGCCCCCGATCCAGGCGCCGAGCCATCCACCCCCAGAACCTCCGACGCAGGCCAATCCCTCTGTGCAGCCCACATCCCTCGGCCAGCCCAGCGGAGACCAGCACAGCGCCGACCCCTCACCCCCGGGAACCCCAACCCCTCCAGACACCCCTCCACCCTGCACTAACAGCCAGGATGCAGTTACCCCTCCATCCCCATCTCCATCTCCCTACCAGTCGGGCTCGCTTCCCCGGCCGCGGCCTGTCCCCAAACCACGGAACAGACCCAACATCCCCCCGCCGCCCCAACCCACCACAGTGACCAATGAGACCAACGGGATCTGCACCAAGATGATGG ATCCGGTGATTCCTTTCCTCACGGCAGTAGACCAGCAGCTGCCGACTGCCAccgccttctcctcctcctcctcctcgccgCCTCTTCCTAAAGACTGTGACCTGGAGAGCGAGAGCACTGTCCTATAA